ATCGTGCGCTGTGCCGTGCTTGATAAAGAAGACGCTTACGCGCTTAAAGAGATAGTTAAGCAAAGTCCGCTTCCTATAGTTGCCGACATTCATTTTAACTACCGCTTTGCGCTAATTGTTAGCGAATTTGTAGACGCCGTGCGGATAAATCCTGGCAATATCGGCTCAAAAGAGCGTATAAAAGCGGTAGTTGAGGCGTGTAAACAGCGAAATTTACCTATTCGCATAGGCGTAAATTCGGGTTCGCTTGAAGAGCAGTTTGAAGATAAATACGGTCGCACTATTGAAGCGATGGTAGCTTCAGCTATGTATAATATAAATTTACTTGAGGATTTTGACTTTACTGACATTAAAATTTCACTTAAATCAAGCGATGTAGAACGAACTATGGCGGCTTACCGCGCGCTTCGTCCAAAAGTTATTTATCCGTTTCACTTGGGTGTGACGGAAGCGGGAACAACATTTCACGCTACGATAAAATCAGCTATCGCTCTTGGCGGACTGCTGCTAGAAGGTATCGGCGATACGATGAGAGTTAGTATCACGGGCGAGCTAGAAGAAGAGATAAAAGTCGCAAAGGCGATACTAAAAGATAGTGGTCGCCAGCGTGAGGGACTAAATATCATCTCGTGTCCGACCTGCGGGCGCTTACAAAGTGACCTGATGGCCGCCATAAAGATTGTCGAAGAAAAGACCAAACATATAAAAGAGCCGTTAAATGTAAGTGTAATGGGCTGTGTAGTAAATGCTATCGGCGAGGCAAAGGGTGCAGATGTCGCTATAGCCTTTGGTAAGGAGAGCGGACTAGTCATGCGCCGTGGCGAGGTTGTAGCAAGACTAAAAGAGAGTGAACTAGTGGATCGGTTTTTAATAGAACTTGACGAGGAGATAAAGAGCCGTGGCGAAAAATAAATTTGAAGCGGTTGACTTTCACAACCTATACGACCTTGACATGGAAAGAGCAATACTAAGCTCGATACTCCTAAATAACGATGTTTTAAGTGAAATTTCAGATATTATAAAACCAAGCGACTTTTATCTAAAGGGACATGCTGAAATTTATACAGCGATGATGGAGTGCTTAAATTCCGACCTACCTATCGCTACTTCATTTTTAAAAAACAAGCTCGGAAGCAATTTTGATGAAAATTTAATGGTAGAAATTCTTGCCACAAACTCTATTATCGACATAACAAAATACGCAACCGAACTCAAAGAAAAATCAATCAAACGCAGTCTTATCAAGATCGCCCAACAAATACCAAGCAAAGTAAGCGAAGACAAGCCAAGCCGCGATATGGTTGATGAAATGAGCCAAGAGATTTACGCACTCATCGAAGGTGGTGTTTCTGGCGGCATAAAACAAAGCCAAGAGATCATTGAAAACATGCTTGAACATCTAAAAAAACAAGCAGAACTTGAAGATAGAGATATAGTCGGTATCGACACCGGTTTTAGAGAGCTAAACGAAATGACAAAAGGCTTTAAAAACGGTGATCTTATCATCATCGCTGCACGCCCCGGTATGGGAAAAACAACGCTTTGTTTAAATTTCATAAGCCATGTTTTAAAAAGCGGCAACGGAGTTGTTTTCTTCTCTCTTGAGATGCCTGCAGAACAGATAATGATGAGAATGCTCTCAGATAAAACATCCATACCGCTTCAAAATTTAATGACAGCAAAAATGGACGACGAAGAGTATCAAAAGCTAAGCGACGCGTGTAATGACTTCATGCAAAGCAAGCTTTTCGTCCACGATAGCGGATATGTAAATATCCACCAAGTGCGAACACAACTACGAAAACTAAAGTCCATGCATCCTGAAATTTCACTTTGTGTGATTGACTATATCGGTCTTATGATGAGCACGAACAACTTTGCCGATCGCCATGTGCAAATCGCCGAAATTTCCCGCGGATTAAAGCTTTTAGCGCGCGAACTCGATATGCCTATCATCGCACTTAGTCAGCTTAACCGAAGTCTGGAAACCCGCGCAAACAAACGCCCTATGCTAAGCGACCTAAGAGAGTCTGGCGCGATAGAGCAAGATGCGGATACTATTTTATTTGTTTACCGCGAAGAAGTTTACCTCGAACAAGAAGAGCGCGAGAAAGAAAAACGCATGAAAGCCGAGGGTAAAGAGTATAAAAGTGAGGTCGTCTTTAACAAACTTCAGGAAAATGCCGAGATCATTATCGGCAAAAACAGAAACGGCCCTGTTGGCACTGTTGAAGTTTTATTTCACAAACAGCACTCTCGCTTTGCAGATAAGCCTTACGGAGCAGCTCATATGGCGGAATTTCAAGGATAGTGAAACTTTTTAACAAGCGCGTTTATTATCTATATTTCGCGCTTTTTTGCTTTATCGTCTTTTGCATAAACCTAACCTCATCTTATATTCAATACAAAAATTTCATGGACATTGGCGAGCAAGAGATCATCGCAAAGGTAGAACTTGTCTACACAAAAACAAACGAGTCTAATAAAACATATAAAATTTTACGCCTAAAAACAAACGGCTTTAGTTTTTATACCGTGCCTCGTAAAAATATAAATTTTAAACCCTTTGATGAGCTAAAACTTACTGTCATAAACCTTGATGTTAAATTTATTGATTATTTGCGAGGAGTATTTTATATGCCATCAAACGGCATCACTCCTCTTGAGCAGAGTAAGACACCGAATTTAAGACAAAAGGCACTAAATTTTATCTCTTTGCAACATGAAAACGATAAAATTTCATCTTTATTTATGGCTCTTTTTCTAGGTGCTGCAGTCTCAAAAGAGCTTAGAGATGACATCTCACATTGGGGCATGGCTCACCTTGTAGCCATAAGCGGATATCACTTAGGCGTGATAATGGGAGTTGTATTTTTACTTTTGGCACCTGTTTATAGGTATTTTGGAGCGAGGTTTTTCCCGTATAGAAGCTATAAATTTGACATTAGTGTTATCGGTTTTGCTCTGCTTTGTTTTTATTTTTATATGATAGGTTTTATGCCAAGCTTTTTACGAGCTTTTACGATGAGCATTTTTGGCTTTATACTACTTTGTAGAAATATCAAAATTTTAAGCTTTAACACGCTTTTTATCGTTGTTTGTTTTTGTGTGGCGTTATTTCCTAGCTTGCTTTTTAACATAGGTTTTTATTTTTCTTGCGCAGGTGTGTTTTATATATTTTTATATCTGCACTACTTCAAGGATAAATTTAGCATACTCACGCACTCTTTGCTTTTAAATTTTTATGTATTTTTGGCGATGGAAGTAAGTGTGCTTTACTTTTTTCCGCTCATTAGCTTTCAGCAAATAGCCGTTATACCGCTTAGTTATATTTTTATCTTGTTTTATCCTCTCAGTTTCATACTACATTTGTTTGAGTATGGCGGAATTTGTGATGAGCGGTTGGCTTGGTTTTTAAGCTTTAAGTTAAGCTTTACAAATGCCACTATACCGCTCTTAGTATTTCTAGGCTACAACCTACTCTCTTTTTTAGCTATAAAATTTAAAGCCGTTATGCTAACCTTACCCCTGCTTGGAGCTCTTTGCTTCATTATCTTTTGTATTTTCTAAAAAACTGCAAAGCTTAAGCCCGTAAAGAAAGATGATCCATGAGATGTATATCCATACAAAAAATAACAGCGCCACAGAAAATGAGCCATAAATACTAAGGTAAGTTTTGTTATTTGCAGCATAAAAGACAAAGATATTTTTGCCAAGATACCAGATAAGTGAGGCTACAAATGAGCTTAAAAGTGCGTTTTTAAAAGCTATAGGACGACTAACAGAGATGAGATAAACTATGCAAAATATCGCCCAAATTATAAGATATGGAAAAATGCTTAAAAAATTTATCCAATTTGTGTATTCGTTAGAGTTTAATAAATTTTGCAATAAATTTGAGAGATAAAAGCTAAGTCCAAGCCCGATAGGAGCCAAAGTTATAAGCGTCCAATACACGCTAAGAGAGCTAAAAAAACCACGTCCTTCACTTTTCATTATCTTGTTTATTACGTATTCATAATCTATAAAAAACATTATCGAAGTAAATATAATAGCCCCAAGTCCAAGTACCCCAAGTGCAGAGCTGTTTTGTAAAAATGTCTCGATATACCCTGTGATCGCCTCTTGATTTGATGGCAATAAAGATGAGAATATAAACTCTTTTATCTTACCGTAATAAACGCTAAAGCTGGGCATCTGCGTGAAGATAGAAAATGAAATAAGAAGTACCGGGATGATAGAGAGTATAGTGTGAAAGCTAAGGCTTGATGCGTAGTGAAACAACTCTTTATCTTTTGCTTTTAATGCTAAATTTAACCAAAGTTTGAAATTTTGCTTAATGTTTGCTTGTCTCATTTACGCCTGCTTTCTTTGAAATTTTCACAAAAATAATATGTAAAATAGTTGAAATTTCTAAACAAAATGAGCAAAATCTAACAAAAAGGGCGCATATAACGCCCAAATTTTATAATCCCATCTTGCCTGGGTTTAAGATATTATTTGGATCAAAAGCTCTTTTTATCTCTCTAAAAAGCGCCATTTCGGCATCACTAAATGCCAAAGGCATAAATTCCGCCTTGCTAATACCTATACCGTGTTCGCCAGAAAGTGTTCCGCCAAGCTCAACCGTTATCTTAAAAATTTCCTCTATCGCCTGATGTCCGTTTTTAACTTGAGAGGGGTCATTTTTGTCAGCTACCATTACATTTGTATGGACATTTCCATCGCCAGTATGCCCAAAACACGGCACTTTTACACCGTATTTTACAGATACCTCGGCTATCCTTTTAAGAAGCTCCGGAAGTCTTGAGCGTGGCACCGTGATGTCTTCATTTAACTTTAATGTGCCATAGATATTTATAGCTTGAGAGCAGTTTCTGCGCGCAAACCAGATGTCATTTCGCTCGCTCGCGTCTTTTGCTATCTTAAATTCACCAGCTCCGTTTTCCTTAAATACACGCTCTATCGTCGCCAAGTCTTGCTCTAAACCAGCCTCAATATCACCATCTACGTCAGTTATCAGCAATGCCCCTGCTTCTTTTGGTAAACCTTTGGAGAATTTCTCCTCTACCGCATTTATACAAAGAGCGTCTAAAAACTCCATAGCTACCGGCGTTACTCCTGCCGCCATACTTTTATATACGGCATTCATGGCAGTTTGGACACTTGGGAAAATTCCCATTGCCGTCTTGGTAAATTTAGGCTTTGCTATAAGTTTTAACGTGATCTCCGTGATAACAGCTAAAGTGCCCTCTGAGGCTATTAAAATTCCTGCTATGTTATAACCTGCAACATCTTTTATAGTGCGTTTTCCAGCACGTATAACCTCGCCATTTGGTAGCACGGCACGAAGTGCCATTACATAGTCTTTGGTTATGCCGTATTTTGCCGCTCGCATACCGCCTGCATTTTCACTGACATTTCCGCCTATAGTAGAGTAGTCTTGACTGGCAGGATCTGGTGGATAAAACAGTCCTTGCTCCTCAACCACGCGCTGCAAGTCCATGTTTATGCAACCTGGTTGCACGACTGCAACCATATTTTGCATATCTATCTCTAAAATTTTATTCATATGCTTTTCAAAGGCTAAGACCAAGCCGCCTTCATGAGCCAAAGCCCCACCCGTAAACCCGCTTCCCGCACCTCTTGGCACGATTGCAAGCTTGTTTTCGTTGCAGTATTTTAAAATTTTACTTACATCACTTTCATCCCCAGGAAAGAGCACGCCGTCTGGCAAATGACGCTTTCTAGTTGCGTCATAGCTATATGCCATTAGGTGAGCTTGATCAAAATAAGCATTATCTTCACCTAGCAAATTTTGAAAGAATTTTATATGTTTTTTGTCTAGCATAACTATCTCTCTTTATCAAACAGCAAGTCATAGTGCTGGTCGTAATTATTAATATGCGCGCTATCTAGCTTCCAAAACACCGTATCTATCCCACTAACTCTAGTATAAAATGGCAGTTGATAGTATTCAACTTCACCTGTTTCAAATTCTTTTAAAATTTCAAAACTTTGGCAGTCGGCAAAGACGCTTCTTCCGTCCATAGCAACAAAGATAAGTCCTGCCGCACTTTGTGAACACATCTTTCTAAAGTCATCGCGATTTGGATTTGGCTTATATTCATAACTTAAATAAGCACCGACAAGATCGGGATGTATAAATATCATATTAGGAAAAGCAGAAACTATCTCATCATAAATTTCTTTATTTGGAACAACGATAACGGAACGATTATAAAGGTAGTTTAACACCACCGTATCACCTACCTTAGGTGCAACTCCAGGTAAAGGAAGGGCTGATTGCTCAAGCATATCAAACACTTCAAATCTAACCTTAGCAAAGCCGCCGCTTTTAGATACAACGCTAACACGAGCTATGATCGTGCTTTGTGTATTAAATTTATGAAGCACTACGCCGCTTGAACCAAGAACTATCTCCGGACTATCTACGATCGTAGCCGTATCATCTGCATCTATGCTTAAAATCGGGGTTTTGTATTCATTAAAATGAAAACTGGCCGCAAAAACAGAATTTAAAAAAAACAGTAAAATAAAAACAAAACGCTTCAAGCAACATCTCCTGTGTATTCTAAAATTTTAATGATTATAGCTTAAGTTACTTTATTTTTTGCAAAATTTAAAGAAATTTTTAGTAAAATCAAATCTATTTTTACGCTAAGGATGTTGATGCTACGGGCTTTTACAACTTTTTTATTATTATTTATAAATTTATACGCCATAAATCCGACCGTAGAAGAGCTAAGCTGGCCAAATGGTATATCATTTTTAAATTTCTTAGAAAACAACAAAATGCCGCTTTCGCTTTTTTATGAACTTTCAAGCGAAGATAAAGAGCTTGCTGCAGAGATAATTGCAGGAACAAAATACCAAATTTTAAAAGACAAAGACCAAAACACTATCCAGGTTTTAGTTCCTGTTAGTGACGAGTTGCAGCTACATATCTTTAGAGATAAAAAAGATAATTTTAGCCTTGAGTTCATACCTATATCATACCAGTCTTACGATAAAGTAGTAAACATCAGCATACAAAAGTCACTCTCTGAAGATCTGTTTGACTACACAGGCTCTGCATCTCTTGGAATAGCGATAAGGCAAATTTTTAAAGGCGAGGATATAGACTTTAAAAAACTTCAAAAAGGCGACCGCATAGTGGTTGTTTATAACCAAAAGATCCGCATGGGAAAGCCGTTTAATACGCCTGAAATTTATGCCGCCATGATAGAAACAAGAAATAAACGCTACACGATGTATAAATTTGAAGATAAATTTTACGATAAAAACGGCAAAAAAAACGATAAATTTCTGCTTGTCCGCCCGTTATTAAATGCTCGCATAACATCACCTTTTACAACAAAACGCTTCCATCCTATCTTGCAAAGATACCGCGCTCACTTAGGTGTTGATTATGGTGCTCCAAGAGGAACTCCGATACGATCTGCAGGAGATGGAACAGTAAAATTTGTAGGAACTAAAAGTGGATACGGCAAAGTTGTTATCATAAAACATGCCGGTGGCTACGAAACACTTTACGCGCACGTAAACGGCTTTGCTAAAGGACTTAAAACAGGTCAGAGCGTAAAACAAGGCGCACTAATAGCATATGTTGGCTCAAGCGGGCTTAGCACGGGACCGCATTTACACTTTGGTCTTTACCAATCAAACAAACCTATTAATCCAGAAAGCGCGCTTAAGACGGTTAAAAGCGTAACAAACGCAAAAGAGATGGCTAAATTTAAAGGCGTAGTAAGTTCAAATGACGCCCTAATAAAAAAAGCTATAGCGCAAGGTGAAACGGATAAGAAATTTGAATTTTTTCCAAATATTATAGAATTTTAAAGAGGCGAAATGGGCGCAGAACTTGAAGAAGCTAAAGAGATAATAGATCAACATCTAAACGAAGAAAACGAAAAGGTTGATCTTACGCCGTATGATCTGGCTCAACACCTTAAAACCTTAAAAAAACATGACGAAGATCTTTATAATGAATACCTTGAAAAGCTAGATCCTGAAAGTCTTGGTGACGTAGCTATCGAACTTCCTGATCACATGCTAAAAGACGTGATCGAAACCATCCCTTCAGAGAAGATCGTCGAAGCACTTGAAGAGCTTGAAAGTGACGACGCTACAGATCTTTTGCAATACATCGAAGATATCGATGAGGAAAAAGCAAAAGAGCTTTTTGACGGACTTGACAAAGAGGATCAAGACGAAATTTTA
This is a stretch of genomic DNA from Campylobacter sp. RM6914. It encodes these proteins:
- a CDS encoding YihY family inner membrane protein, whose protein sequence is MRQANIKQNFKLWLNLALKAKDKELFHYASSLSFHTILSIIPVLLISFSIFTQMPSFSVYYGKIKEFIFSSLLPSNQEAITGYIETFLQNSSALGVLGLGAIIFTSIMFFIDYEYVINKIMKSEGRGFFSSLSVYWTLITLAPIGLGLSFYLSNLLQNLLNSNEYTNWINFLSIFPYLIIWAIFCIVYLISVSRPIAFKNALLSSFVASLIWYLGKNIFVFYAANNKTYLSIYGSFSVALLFFVWIYISWIIFLYGLKLCSFLENTKDNEAKSSKQG
- a CDS encoding plasminogen-binding N-terminal domain-containing protein, which codes for MKRFVFILLFFLNSVFAASFHFNEYKTPILSIDADDTATIVDSPEIVLGSSGVVLHKFNTQSTIIARVSVVSKSGGFAKVRFEVFDMLEQSALPLPGVAPKVGDTVVLNYLYNRSVIVVPNKEIYDEIVSAFPNMIFIHPDLVGAYLSYEYKPNPNRDDFRKMCSQSAAGLIFVAMDGRSVFADCQSFEILKEFETGEVEYYQLPFYTRVSGIDTVFWKLDSAHINNYDQHYDLLFDKER
- a CDS encoding peptidoglycan DD-metalloendopeptidase family protein, translating into MLRAFTTFLLLFINLYAINPTVEELSWPNGISFLNFLENNKMPLSLFYELSSEDKELAAEIIAGTKYQILKDKDQNTIQVLVPVSDELQLHIFRDKKDNFSLEFIPISYQSYDKVVNISIQKSLSEDLFDYTGSASLGIAIRQIFKGEDIDFKKLQKGDRIVVVYNQKIRMGKPFNTPEIYAAMIETRNKRYTMYKFEDKFYDKNGKKNDKFLLVRPLLNARITSPFTTKRFHPILQRYRAHLGVDYGAPRGTPIRSAGDGTVKFVGTKSGYGKVVIIKHAGGYETLYAHVNGFAKGLKTGQSVKQGALIAYVGSSGLSTGPHLHFGLYQSNKPINPESALKTVKSVTNAKEMAKFKGVVSSNDALIKKAIAQGETDKKFEFFPNIIEF
- a CDS encoding FAD-linked oxidase C-terminal domain-containing protein; the encoded protein is MLDKKHIKFFQNLLGEDNAYFDQAHLMAYSYDATRKRHLPDGVLFPGDESDVSKILKYCNENKLAIVPRGAGSGFTGGALAHEGGLVLAFEKHMNKILEIDMQNMVAVVQPGCINMDLQRVVEEQGLFYPPDPASQDYSTIGGNVSENAGGMRAAKYGITKDYVMALRAVLPNGEVIRAGKRTIKDVAGYNIAGILIASEGTLAVITEITLKLIAKPKFTKTAMGIFPSVQTAMNAVYKSMAAGVTPVAMEFLDALCINAVEEKFSKGLPKEAGALLITDVDGDIEAGLEQDLATIERVFKENGAGEFKIAKDASERNDIWFARRNCSQAINIYGTLKLNEDITVPRSRLPELLKRIAEVSVKYGVKVPCFGHTGDGNVHTNVMVADKNDPSQVKNGHQAIEEIFKITVELGGTLSGEHGIGISKAEFMPLAFSDAEMALFREIKRAFDPNNILNPGKMGL
- the ispG gene encoding flavodoxin-dependent (E)-4-hydroxy-3-methylbut-2-enyl-diphosphate synthase, with product MQRYPTKQIKIKNVAIGGDAPISVQSMTFSKTKDIKGTLEQINRLYFAGCDIVRCAVLDKEDAYALKEIVKQSPLPIVADIHFNYRFALIVSEFVDAVRINPGNIGSKERIKAVVEACKQRNLPIRIGVNSGSLEEQFEDKYGRTIEAMVASAMYNINLLEDFDFTDIKISLKSSDVERTMAAYRALRPKVIYPFHLGVTEAGTTFHATIKSAIALGGLLLEGIGDTMRVSITGELEEEIKVAKAILKDSGRQREGLNIISCPTCGRLQSDLMAAIKIVEEKTKHIKEPLNVSVMGCVVNAIGEAKGADVAIAFGKESGLVMRRGEVVARLKESELVDRFLIELDEEIKSRGEK
- a CDS encoding ComEC/Rec2 family competence protein; translation: MKLFNKRVYYLYFALFCFIVFCINLTSSYIQYKNFMDIGEQEIIAKVELVYTKTNESNKTYKILRLKTNGFSFYTVPRKNINFKPFDELKLTVINLDVKFIDYLRGVFYMPSNGITPLEQSKTPNLRQKALNFISLQHENDKISSLFMALFLGAAVSKELRDDISHWGMAHLVAISGYHLGVIMGVVFLLLAPVYRYFGARFFPYRSYKFDISVIGFALLCFYFYMIGFMPSFLRAFTMSIFGFILLCRNIKILSFNTLFIVVCFCVALFPSLLFNIGFYFSCAGVFYIFLYLHYFKDKFSILTHSLLLNFYVFLAMEVSVLYFFPLISFQQIAVIPLSYIFILFYPLSFILHLFEYGGICDERLAWFLSFKLSFTNATIPLLVFLGYNLLSFLAIKFKAVMLTLPLLGALCFIIFCIF
- a CDS encoding replicative DNA helicase → MAKNKFEAVDFHNLYDLDMERAILSSILLNNDVLSEISDIIKPSDFYLKGHAEIYTAMMECLNSDLPIATSFLKNKLGSNFDENLMVEILATNSIIDITKYATELKEKSIKRSLIKIAQQIPSKVSEDKPSRDMVDEMSQEIYALIEGGVSGGIKQSQEIIENMLEHLKKQAELEDRDIVGIDTGFRELNEMTKGFKNGDLIIIAARPGMGKTTLCLNFISHVLKSGNGVVFFSLEMPAEQIMMRMLSDKTSIPLQNLMTAKMDDEEYQKLSDACNDFMQSKLFVHDSGYVNIHQVRTQLRKLKSMHPEISLCVIDYIGLMMSTNNFADRHVQIAEISRGLKLLARELDMPIIALSQLNRSLETRANKRPMLSDLRESGAIEQDADTILFVYREEVYLEQEEREKEKRMKAEGKEYKSEVVFNKLQENAEIIIGKNRNGPVGTVEVLFHKQHSRFADKPYGAAHMAEFQG